A stretch of the Salminus brasiliensis chromosome 19, fSalBra1.hap2, whole genome shotgun sequence genome encodes the following:
- the jakmip1 gene encoding janus kinase and microtubule-interacting protein 1 yields MSANTPTSAPPPKKSRGKQEALEAANEELKTKLNDIQNELQQERMKVCKLRERVQELRGQRDTEQHKHSVALTELRVKLHEEKQREVAAARETLSRQHEAELSRANRLREAEMGRLQTLVSVLRDGASAELRSALREEAREEARRSHEAEKLKLTQELQESKAARRQAEEALANAVQADKAKAADLRVAHQAHQEEIQRIKRESERDIRRLMEELRGRDRVVQALEKELGVQAGQTQRLLLQKEEAERHHGSPKREVVPILGENNDSLISQEVDERDTRRFQLKIAELQAVIRKLEDRNTLLSDERTELLKRVRETDGQMKPLLEKNRRISKKNEELLQTLQRMEDKLKSLSRENAELKEKVNSDSQHALLKRPSSLTDLSHAHEQQEVEFLRLQVSEQCSVIEELKQERDRLIINRKNKRKNIKLPKRHVVETYFGFDEESIDSETSSLTSYNTDRTDHTPATPEEELEDAFSREEAELRFRQLTREYQALQRAYALLQETTGPMDPERHYRTREQLQADLSACHARIADLERSLAEKGQDSKWVEEKQTLIRVNQELREKIELLEQCELRLRSEVRDTQDQNELLEFRILELEERERRSPAFNLHISASENNSSLQLHCQQEGIKDVIIPDLMKKLDILGDNGNLRNEEQVTVIQASTVLSRCEKWLKQIDSTETALMQKMIDLENEKELFSKQKGFLEEELDYRKQALDQAHLRVQELEATLYAVLQQEPDNRLAESLSDRQRAELADSMEAVRRQILRQSRHADTLILQQRMELLQSAQQRIRELEDKIDMQRRQIKEIEEKFLFLFLFFSLAFILWP; encoded by the exons ATGTCTGCTAACACACCTACCTCAGCCCCACCCCCTAAGAAGAGCAGGGGGAAGCAGGAGGCTCTAGAGGCAGCCAATGAGGAGCTGAAGACCAAACTGAACGACATACAAAATGAGCTGCAGCAAGAAAGAATGAAG GTGTGTAAGCTGCGGGAACGGGTACAGGAGCTGCGGGGCCAGCGAGACACAGAGCAGCACAAGCACTCAGTGGCGCTGACAGAATTGCGGGTGAAGCTGCATGAGGAGAAGCAGCGAGAGGTGGCAGCAGCGCGAGAGACACTGTCCCGGCAGCATGAGGCAGAGCTGTCCCGGGCCAACCGCCTGCGTGAGGCCGAGATGGGCCGCCTGCAGACCCTGGTCAGTGTGCTGCGGGATGGGGCCAGCGCAGAGCTGAGGAGCGCTTTGAGGGAGGAGGCGCGTGAAGAGGCACGCAGGAGCCATGAAGCAGAGAAGCTGAAGCTGACGCAGGAACTGCAGGAGTCCAAGGCGGCCCGGCGGCAGGCCGAGGAGGCGCTGGCTAACGCCGTACAGGCAGACAAGGCCAAAGCAGCTGACCTCAGGGTGGCCCACCAGGCCCATCAGGAGGAGATCCAGCGGATCAAACGCGAGAGCGAAAGGGACATCCGGAGGCTT aTGGAGGAGCTGCGGGGCAGGGACCGTGTGGTGCAGGCTCTGGAGAAGGAGCTGGGTGTGCAGGCAGGTCAGACCCAGCGGTTGCTGCTGCAGAAGGAGGAGGCAGAGCGGCACCACGGCAGCCCAAAGAGAGAAGTGGTCCCCATACTTGGAGAGAACAACGACTCCTTAATCAGCCAG gaGGTAGATGAGAGGGACACTCGCAGGTTCCAACTGAAGATCGCTGAGCTGCAGGCTGTCATCAGGAAACTGGAAGACAGAAACACACTACTGTCAGATGAGAGGACTGAACtg ctgaagCGTGTTCGAGAAACGGACGGACAGATGAAGCCTCTGTTGGAAAAAAACAGACGGATCAGTAAAAAGAACGAAGAGCTGCTGCAGACCTTACAGCGCATGGAGGACAAACTGAAGTCCCTCAGCCGTGAGAACGCCGAACTG AAGGAGAAGGTGAACTCCGACTCCCAGCATGCACTGCTGAAGAGGCCCAGTTCTCTGACTGATCTGAGCCACGCCCACGAGCAACAAGAGGTGGAATTTCTGCGGCTGCAGGTCAGCGAACAGTGCAGCGTCATCGAGGAGCTTAAGCAG GAGCGGGACAGACTGATAATCAACAGAAAGAACAAGAGGAAGAACATCAAACTGCCAAAG agGCATGTTGTGGAGACATATTTTGGATTTGATGAAGAGTCCATTGATTCGGAAACATCCTCTCTGACGTCATACAACACCGACCGTACAGACCACACCCCCGCCACCCCAGAGGAGGAGCTTGAGGAT GCCTTCTCTCGGGAGGAGGCGGAGCTTCGTTTTCGGCAGCTGACACGAGAATATCAGGCACTGCAGCGGGCCTACGCTCTTCTCCAGGAAACCACAGGGCCCATGGATCCTGAGCGACACTACAGG ACGCGGGAGCAGCTGCAGGCGGACCTGAGTGCCTGCCATGCCCGGATCGCTGACTTGGAGAGGAGCCTGGCCGAGAAGGGGCAG gaCTCCAAGTGGGTGGAGGAGAAGCAGACTCTCATCAGGGTCAATCAGGAACTGAGAGAAAAG ATAGAGTTACTGGAGCAGTGCGAGCTACGCTTGCGTTCCGAGGTACGGGACACGCAAGACCAGAATGAGCTGCTGGAGTTCCGCATCCTCGAACTGGAA GAGAGGGAGCGGCGTTCTCCAGCTTTTAACTTGCATATCTCTGCCTCGGAAAACAACAGCAGCCTGCAGCTACACTGCCAACAGGAGGGCATTAAG GACGTCATTATTCCTGACCTCATGAAGAAGCTGGACATACTGGGAGACAACGGG AACTTGCGGAACGAGGAGCAGGTGACGGTCATCCAGGCCAGCACAGTGCTGTCCCGCTGCGAAAAG TGGctgaaacagatagacagcacagagacagccctcaTGCAGAAGATGATTGACCTTGAGAATGAGAAG GAGCTGTTCAGTAAGCAGAAGGGCTTTCTGGAGGAGGAACTGGACTACAGGAAACAGGCCTTAGACCAAGCCCACCTG AGGGTTCAGGAGCTGGAGGCCACGCTTTACGCAGTGCTGCAGCAGGAACCAGACAACCGACTGGCTGAGAGTTTGAGTGACAGGCAGCGGGCAGAGCTCGCTGACTCGATGGAGGCCGTGCGAAGGCAGATCCTCAGACAGAGCCGCCATGCAGACACGCTGATTCTACAGCAGCGCATGGAGCTCCTCCAGTCTGCACAACAG AGGATCAGAGAACTGGAGGACAAGATTGATATGCAAAGacgacaaatcaaagagatcgAAGAGAAG tttttatttcttttcttgtttttctcccTAGCTTTTATTCTCTggccttaa